cagccaaccatcagtgtctcttcgactttcgctcctgacccctattgacttcttgcctataggactttgcattgggggagacatgcgcttttttataaaagcattttctagtttgattGCAATTTCAGCTACAGACTCGGAGATGCTGATTCACCAGATGAAGATTCTGATGAGGAAGTTTTACCTTCTAAATCTAGAACAGGTATGCGATGTTAAAGTAAAAAGTATAGAATATGGATGTGGTGTTTTTAAGGCACTAATTAAAGGGCACTAACAATTTAATTCATTTAGAAAAGGTATACATAAGGAGTAAGTGGTGTATTAGCAGATTAGAGCATTGTGCTAGTGACAAGGGTTTGATTCCTGGTTGTGACTGATATTCTGACTTGTCTTCAGTGCTGTGTGATTACTCGAAGTGCTACTGTTTATGGCAGTATTTGTTTAGACTGGGGGCTTGGTAATAAATGGTTTCACCTGAGTGAAGCCATGCAGTCACATTGTCAGTCATGTCTGTTGCAAGCTATTTGTGGAAAACAACTACTCAAGCACTTAATTAAAGGGTTCACAGTCAAACTTCACCATGGCCATTATTTTCCTTTTGTCAAAATGATATTGAAGGGGTATTAATCACATTCAGTGATAGCTCCAGTTGTATTAGCTTTTTGTATTCTTAAATCTTGTCCCTAGAGAAAACTTATGAGAGTGTTTTTCTCGTTTCAGAAAAACCCAAGCAGAAGACACCAAAGAAAGAAGGTAAAGGTAAACAACTATATTCTGTCTTTTTTCACTTTGGAACCCCAATTCTTGCATATCCTGTGAAAACTAGACTTGTTACTaacaaataaatgagccgtgccatgggaaaaccaacatagtgggtatgtgaccagcatggatccagaccagcctgcgcagtctggtcaggatccatgcagttcgctaatagtttctccaattccaataggctttaaaagcgaacagcatggagcctgaccagactgcgcggatgcgcaggctggtctggatccatgctggtcgcatacccactatgttggttttcctatggcacggctcaaattccttttgatataatagaaaataaaagTCTATGCTCTTACTTCAAGCATAAATTTTCGCATTCTTTAATAAGCTGTTGATTTTCTAACACTAAATAGAATATAAATGAGAAAGAGCAATTGTATTAACTTTTTCATAAGAGAGGAGTTCTTGGCAACAAAATGAACCAATGAGCAGGCAGTAACCCCAAAGTGGTTTTATATTACAGAAAAGATACCAGTAGTAGATGTGGCAGACAGTGATGAAGATATGTATGGTGGAGACACAGACTCTGGGGAGGACACTGAAGATGAGATTAGAAAGTAAATTGCAGAAAATATTACTTTGTTTATATAACATGTACATTATTTATGCTTAGCTTTGAAGAAAGTTTGAAGTTAATTTGCAACACTGTTGAGTTATTTTCCTGATAAAACCAGTCTCCTGggttatatttataataaaactgagtttggagaccagtcttggaTTGCAGCTTCGTCATTGGTCATTACTTTAGTTTTACAAGGAAAATTCAGTGTATAAGAGTTCTTCAGAAAGATCCTTAGGATGATGGAAGTCAGCTATTGCACCACTGTgctttctttttatgcccccaaagggaggcatattagttttcaactgtccgtccgttagtttgttcatttgtcacaatgttaactttttgcacaaacgcactttactcgcaaaccactgcacccaggaccttcaaacttcacatgctgatagtacttattgagtacatgacccctactgactttggggtcaccaggtcaaaggtcaaggcgctgcgggggcatttgtcaccattagtgacagctcttgttcttgacTATAGATTCAAATTCAGCGATTCTTGTTTCCAATGAAATTATTCTGCATGCATATAACCACTTTgtcatatttaaatatattaaaacatgtttctgcTATGtactatttcataaatttacaatTAGAATAAAGGAAGGAAAGAAAAAGAAGATAAGTCCTAAGAAAAGTCCAAATAAGGAAAGTCCAAAGAAAGTGGCAGGTGATGACCCTTATGATGTAGATACAGATGAAGATGAAAAGCCAGGTATATTATACTGTTTTTTTCCAAGCCTTTATGAACATTGCCTAAATTTGTAACTACCGGTAACaagttttcctgaaaaaaattctTCAGTGcagttaaaattttgttattaatatgtgTCGTGGTGAGAAAGTGCAAGTTCTATTACAAAACTAAATTATTCTCGTCATGATGATAATTTTTACTGTGGGGTCATGAATTTTTGTAGGGGAATAATTATTTTGGATTTTGTGGTTGCTTCAGTCCATGGTAAATAAATTATAGTCTTTCAGAACTACCAGACTTCTTCATTGATATACATGCCTTAATTTTGATAAGATGGATTCATGCttactgtatattttattttaggaCCAAGTAAAGCTGGTGGTGGTGATGTAGACTCAGATGGCGATTCGGGTTTACCGGAACTTCCGGACTTCTTCGCTgataaacatttctttttgtatGGTGAGATGGCTGCTGCTCAAAGACGTCTGATGACAAGATTCATCACTGCATATGCTGGGTAATACCTTACCTTTTCAGTCACCTGATATAGATAAGCAACTGAAATTGAACAATAAAACTTAATTCTAAATCAGAAAAAATTAGAATACAGATttggaaaagtaaatatttcagtAGACCAATTACTGTCAAGTGGAACAGAAAAACATAACGTTTTGTTGAAACTTAACATTTTGTTGAAATGAACAGATTTGTAAAGTGTCCTTAAAGAGAAATGGTAAcacaatttgataaaagtcaGTAAAGCACAATTCAGTTACTGCTTGATTTTTTCTCCAGGGAAATATGGGGCTAGTTGATTCCCTACCCACTTGGTTGGTTTCCTTCCATTATTACACTCTCAAAAATGCCCCATTGAGAATGTGCTCTAGTTACACTTTTCATCTTTGATGGTTAACTGATGCTGACAAATCACGTTTTTGATTTTTGCATATACTCTTATTCTGTTATACTGTTTGCTGAAATTGCAGTTATTTGTATTTCAGTGAACTGGAGGACTATATGAGTGATAAAGTCAAGTATGTAGTAACTGCTGCAAAATGGGACAAGAATTTTGATGATGTAAGTTTGTGaatcaatattttaataaaatattgtgagaatcacttgaaaatatttttcatagtaTACTGTTTCAGAATTTTTCTAAGAGGGGACATTATCTAGCTGGCTTGCAAAAGGTAATTGGTTCCACATGCAGGTACCTGCCCACGTCTGAACTATTACCTGTGGGGTCACTCATGGATTTCCtgccaccattaaagctggaaagttgccaatTAACCTCCTCAGTCGGTGGGACTGAATGTTCTCAAATAGTGCTTTTTTAAATACTTTGGTTCAGCCCAATTTTGGATGATTTAACCAGGAACTGTTTTTTTTTGGCTAATCTGATTTTCGCATTTTGTGCATGGTTTAAGtccactatgtttttttttttttcagttgatttgtAAATTAGCTTAATTATAGACAATATGCAAACTATTTCATGTTATGGTTAACAAAACAGTTACATATATCTTAAGTTTAGTTAATTTTCATAGCATCATTTTGACTTTAATACATTTATGATTGCAGGCCCTGTCAGATAACCCAAATCTTGTGTTTGTGAAACCAAAATGGGTTCAGACGTGCCATGAAAAATTGAAATGTGTGCCTCACCAACCATATATAGTTGTTCCTCCTGAAGATTGAACTGTGGTGAAGAACAACATGCATGTGAAATAAGTGTTTGTGGACATGATTTTAGAAAAGGATGTTAGTAGAGAAATGCAGAAATTTTTAGAAGAGGTCGCCAGATGACCTGTCTTGTACATGGGAAAGTTTTAGAAACAGTGCATGTAGATTTTATAAGTGAAATTGCAAGTAGAGTATAGTGTCTACCAGTGCTAGAAAGTGGTCACCAGTGTCCCAGTGAGCAGAGATCTCTTTGGAAGGAAATTACGAAcagtatttgaataaaatttcattttatttaaaatttgatacGTTTAAAGCAATTTTCTGCTGATAGAAATGTTAGGCATGAATTTCTGCAAATGATTAAAGACTTAGGCAGGATGAAACTGGCTTAAGTGTGGGTAAAAAATGGGACCAAATGGCTAAATATTTTTTGTCCATTTACTGTGTAGATATGtgatgtatttataaatgagtTATACATTATTGTATGAAGAAAATGTAGCTGTATAGTTATATAGGCATTGCCTACGAATCACATACATGATTGCAGTTCAAATGAACAGAGATATGTGAGCATCAGCTTGTCAAAACTACGCATTGCTTTTTAAACATTATCTACATTTTTACCAGGTGAACTTATCCTGAAACATAATCTGAAAGATGTGAGGTTAGTATTGACCGTGTTTGAAATAAGGTTTACATACAGCTTTAAAAACTCTGAAGATGCTTATTTGATAATACAATGTTCTAATTTTAATAGATTACTATCTTCTATGGCAGCTAATTTGAACACAACCAGACATCATGTTTGGTCGTTTCACCTGTATATTGGTAACATTATTTATTCTCAGTTTTACTGTTTCCTGAATAATAGatttaggaaaatgaaaagcaatTATCAGCCTTCGATAGATATGTCAAGTCCATCAATCAGCTGTTTATGTCTGAATGAATTATATCactgttttttttaacattcatgAATGCCCATATTtagcataaaaaaaacattcatgaGTGCCCATATTTAGCATACTTCAAACACTGTTAATATAGAATTTTGCATTctaatattgataattttttacatatacaataaaatttaaaatggcaAATAGTAAATTAATCTGTtattaaagatatgaaaaataatgaattGTTCAAGATTGTTTTGAATCATTTAATGATATTGTATATAGCATATACACTGCCGGGAATAATGACTATTGGACCATCTCTACAGGTCAGAAGGAAAGAGCTTCATGCAGGTATTGTTTTCTGTCATTAATCCCAGCAGTGTTTAACTGAATTCATTTTACTATCTTTTTTAGTAATACTaaagttatttgagccgcgccatgagaaaaccaacatagtggctttgcgaccagcatggatccagaccagcctgcgcatccgcgcagtctggtcaggatccatgctgttcgctaacaatttctccaattccaataggctttaaaagcgaacagcatggagcctgaccagactgcgcggatgcgcaggctggtctggatccatgctggtcgcacacccactatgttggttttctcatggcatggctcattttatcAAGGAGATGCTTGGTAAGATCACAAGAAAAGCTTGTATTTACTAAATTCTCAGGAATATTTTTCATATGctatgaaacatttttattaaaggTTTTATGCAAATAGTGATGTATAAGTAGACTTTTAACTTATACAGATTGAATGCTTTTCTCCATTAAAAGTTTATGATATAACAATTCTTCTCCTGCTTCAACAAAGTCCCAGGACATATCATAGTACATGTCTGATATGCGAGGGTGAGAaatagtttacattttttataataGTCTATCTGAAGTTTCTATGTACATATGAGGATAATGATGTCAAcaattttcacatgtttataatgtatataaattgtAGTACCGGTATATACTGGTgctgtaacgagtatccgagtactcggatatccacgaATCTGACCAAAAGTTCGAGTACGGATATTTGTCATTGTCGAAatcgttggatcgcgatctttttcattaatacatgcaatatgtaaaattatatcaatacaactaaattaaagccacattaaacATCTTCAAAGAATTTTCTTGCTCGTCTAAGATATTCTGCATTGTCAGTTTCTAAACCAGATTTAAACAAATATCTTAGGTAGAGTTATCATTGGTCTTATTTTCCAactaaaattaatttgaaatctgtaaaaacagtgaattaacatttttcattcaagcaattaatttcaataaaaaagtaaaatatgcaaTTTCTTTcctataaaaaaagaaaaactgctACTTAATATTGTGACACTTATGACTGACGTTATTATATTGTTCATCTGCAAGTATGGTCAAACATTACAGAACTTCCACCCGCGAAGCTTGACCTAAATTAATGAGCAAAAACTGAAACATAAGTCAGATCTATGAGAACTGCAAAGTTTAGAATCCATAAAGAAAATGGTACTAAATATAACagtcttgcatttttgtatccttATAAGTTGTTGCTGGTGATCCTTGGTTCGATCTGTGAATTGTCGGGCCTGACTCGCGGATCGGATCGGATCGCCACTTGTCCAACGACCCACAGCCCTAGCTGCTGACTTTGTATAACTTGCCACTCACTGCTGTGTATTTGAAACCTTGATTAGGGTGTTGGAAGTTTTTCAATTGAAGAAACCATCCAAATAGTCTTGTTCAAGGCCTGTGGTTCTACCTAAGTGTCAACCTATCCCTGAAATAATGCCGTATGGGCGCTTTGGGTTCTTTCCCCACCAGAAGCTGGCTGGAAAAATCTCGATATGATCTATAATTATGTTGGTGTGatattaaacctaacaaaaaatgcttttgaaagtatgtattagaaaaaaaaacatgatattgtTCTaaaacattaacctttagcctgctggtggcaagtgattttgcctttgcaaccattgcagaccaagatcagcctacacatctatgcaggctggtcatggtctgcactctttgttgttcagtcagtaagttttcagtgaacaaccctttgaataataagcgGTGCTGCCCAAAATGTAAGATGAACCAGTcctttttagaaatatagcagggtaaacaTTAATGTCCTCTAGtgtatgataaaaaacaaaaatcattacttttaaaactttttattcaacagcagaattaaaaactattttatgaTAAAGACAACAAATGCAGCATTCGGCTATTAATTTACTTGCGCATATACATAACTTATTTGTTTGGTTGCTTATTCACACATTCACTCACATTCACACACTCATTTACCTGCACACTCACACATTCAATCACTCACAAATGCATTCACTCATTTACCCACTCACCCacacattcattcattcattcactcACACATTCACTCATTTACCCACTCACTCACACATTCACTCACTCACTTACCCACTCATTCACACATTCACTTATGCTTTCACTCACTCACAGATTCACACTCTCTTTCTCTCACAAACATTTGTACACAAGCTGAGGtagaaagtaaaaaaataagACCACTTCATTTTTAAGTTGTCATATCTAATAGCTATTATTTCCAATTAAGTTCATGAATACCGGTAGTCTATGGGTATTTAATTTCAAGTGGTTTGGGTCCATTAATTGccctttaaaacaacatttaatcaATAAGTGGCTgataaaccttttaaaaaataacaggaCATGTTTTATGCGTAACAAAATTTCGTATTTATTAGACCCGATACTAAACCATTAGGTAATACATGTAGTAAAGAAACAAGGGAGACAAGTGTTGAGACCTTGTGTGGAATGTTGGCATGATGTAAAACACCTGTCAAACAAACATCAGCAATACTGGCATTCTGCACAGACATAGCAGGGTTATTATTAAATCATGAATATTCGTGGGAGACTAATCTTTGTCGATTCgtaagtgaagaaaaaaaacaaacaaactttaatatAAATGCACATATTTCTTTGTTGATAAAATTGGGACAGTACTCGTgtttcataaagaaaaaaaaagaactttgcaGTTTAACAGACCTATTCTATATTGACCACAGGTTGCAGTcagtatattaaaaaaatcagaatatttaaattctgtaagCCTAGCCACACataccttaacccttaccatgccatacacgattgattctgcctttgcgactagtgtagatcatgatcagcctgcacatctatgcagtctgattatgatctgcacttttcgctattcagccaatatctttttggtaagcaccccttttaacagttaatggaaaatggacaagttcattatagaattttagcagggtaagggttaataatgcAATAAATAGAAGCAGCATTTTAGGAGTGGAGTCTTTAATTTTGGTGTAATGgtttatttttgtggattttatagTTGCATCTGAtaatcaacaaaatcaaatcGAAATTAAATAAGATTAAACCCTAACAAATGAGTCTGGATTCATGTCATTTCAACCTCTTAAACTGAAATTCATGAATTCCTATCCCCCAAAAATGGTTTTGGCCACTTGCCCTtgaatatctgaaataaatttcaaaaattaagttACGTTCTGCACAAGTTGTTTGGAATTGTAAATGGTTATAGTGCGTACATGTGAAATTATAATCATGTTAGTTGTCAAATGTAAACATATGATACTGTAATAATCTATGGCACAGTTTTCATGTTAGTTAACCTGTAAACATTTGGCACAGTGAACAAGCTATTAGGTACATCTATGGCACTGTAAACATCTGGTACTATTAACATGTGTTGAAGCAAACATGTGTCATTGTAAAGAGGTTATCCTGTTAGCATGACATGGCATATCCATGTAACTTTATGTTGTGGCGTAAAAGGCTAGCCTGTAAACATGTGTTATTATAACCATATGTTTCTGTAAAAGGCTAGCCTGTAAACATGTGTTATTATTACCATATGTTTCTGTAAAAGGCTAGCCTGTAAACATGTGTTATTATAACCATATGTTTCTGTAAACAAGCTCTCTTTCAAGTCTGTGATATTACAGTTTTGTGTTTCAATAAATGTGTGTCTGTAAACAAGTTCTTCAGCAAATATATGGTATTATAACCATGtggttttaaaacatttctgtgTAAACAAGTAATCTTGCAAACAGGTGGTATAATAAATATGAGTTTCTGTTAACACTTGTGTCTGTAAAGAAGTTGTTCTTTAAGCATGTGGCATTATAACCATGTGTTTATGTAGACTTTTGTGTCTGTGAACAAGTTATCCTGTAAACATGTATTGTAACCATGTGTTTCTGTAAACAAGTTATATTTTAACAATTAGTTATTCTGACAATATGGTTTTGTAAACATGTGTCTCTGTGATTAAACTATCCTGTACACATATGTTATTATAACAGACTACACGACTTATCCTTTTAACTTTGTATAACCACATGCTGCTAACATTTCAACAACCGGATGTGGTAAAAATGTGTCTATAATTAAAATATCCTGTAAACATGTAGTGTTATAACTATGTGATATTGTAAACGTTTCTCTGCTAACAGCATGATGTTAGGTATGTGGCACCATCAATGAGAAATGCTGTAAACTAACATCGTAAACATGACACTGTAAGCAACTTATACTGTAAACACATAGAAGGTCAGATATTACTTTCTATGTATAACCAAATGATGTTATAAACAGATGGTGCTGTAAACAAGCGACATGATACACAGGTCATTATGCAGCCCTGCATCACTGGTCATTTCTAGTGCTCTCTCTAAAATCTTTAGAATAGTCTCCATTCCCTCGTGCAGACTTGCTAGAAGGACAACTCTTGGGTATTACAAAGAAGACTGCCGCACCAATACTGAAGAGAAGTCCTCCCCAGGCAAACCCGTATGCCCAGTCAAAATCCCACCGCCGGACTGCCTCGGCTTTCTTGatgtcttcaccaaacttcacagggaaTATCACCACTACCATAAACTCCAGTAAGGCTGAAATAAAGCAGAAATATAGATACAGAATGATAATCCGGCACATAGTAAATTTACCAGACGAACATCATAGTTCAAAAAACTAATCATTGTTTTGGTGATTTTAAGTGCATACACATTCGAGACTTCTATGTTTACTGTCAAATTATCAGTGTACGTCTGtaattatttttgtacattttcactTGTTATTAAATTtgaacatgtatatgtatatttacattatacagATAGATGATTTTTTAGCTGATTAAACCGTGTTAAATATCCATGTTGTATGTTTTCTGTAACTGTCTGTAACTTTTAATACGCAAacagggacctccgtggccgagtggttaaggtcgctgacttcgaatcacttgcctttcACCTATGTGgttttgagcctcactcggggcgttgaattctttatgtgaggaagccatcctgttggtttactgaaggtcggtggttctacccaggtgcccacccgtgattaaataattcacggaggggcaccttgggtcttcctccaccattaaaagtcTGGTCAATtacggtgtgacgttaaacccaacaaaaaatttaATACCCAAACAGTTTTCTTCAGGTAACATGTCAGTTATTGTGCTTTAATTCTACAAATTTCCataatgaaatattgcaaatatCGGTAAACTGTATTGACTAAAATTTAGATGTGcgcaatatatacatttattacagGCAAAATTGTAATGTTAATGCTGCAGATATTCACAAACATTTACAACTTGAAACACGAGTATGAAACTACCGTGTTTAAGGAAACAATTCTTTTACCGTTTCAAAGAAAATGCTGCTTGAGATAGTACACAATACTGACATTCAAAcgtgaaaaaaatatgacaacatAATTTAATCATTGCTGTACCGACAACTGAAAGAAATCCCGCCGCCACTGTGTAGAATATGTTCCTTCTGCTTTCAGTGTCCCTCATGCCTAGTACCCCGCAGACTGTAGCAGCCAGGGACAGAATCAAAGCCATGATACTGAACACCAAACACACCGTTAACCATTCTACAAAAATAAGTTGTTAGGGTCAGTTTTTAATGGTTTTATGTGCATCATGCATGTTCAAAATATCAGTCGAGACCCAGTGCAGTTCGAACCCAACTCAAAATCTGCGGTAAACTTTCAGTGACTACCGACTTAGCAAACGctcagttttcttcatttataAAATTGTACATATCGACTGACTTGCCATTTCATCTAATAAACTATGTATTCTGTCAATTTATTTGCGGGAATATCGATAATTTACGAAATAGCATGAGTGATAGATATGCAGTCATGAGACAAAGTCCGATATATTAGAGATGTGCTATACAATTTATCACATTACATATTGCTTGAGGACATTTTTCTTCATGTATATACATTGTTCAAGATTGATGTCCACGACAAAATTCGTTTTAAGTTTTTAgcaatgaaaatacaaattttgtCGGTTGTGAGTCGGATTAAtttgaaaacgaaataaaatgGACTGTTCCCACCTTCTTTTATGCAGACGCTAAACGCTTCCTCGAGTTTGTTGCATGTCCTCCACAGACCCCAGGTCCATGTTCGATCCTCAAAGTACAAAAAACGCACAACCACCCAACCTTCACCAGCCACTGACACAATCAACCATACCACAGTTATAACGGACAGCACTTCTGCTATTATCtggaatgagaaaaaaaaaaggataattgAGTCTATCATCTATCTGCGTCGTTCTTAAAATGGTAAAAATTCTTAATATAATCGCATGTCGTTTCGATTTTGTTCTATATTTGATGTGCATCTCTTCTTTTAGCTTCGTGATGCTATTTTCTATAAAGGAATCTCTCATTGACCAATTTGTTAAAATGCCAGTGGCATGTCAGTGGCATCTTGTGGTCAATCGATAAAATACGGCTATATTAGAATAGAATCTATGACAGTTGGCTCCGCTCCTAATGCATGCAGCTCTatctaaaatcaataaaaatataaaaataacttaCTTTCACTGGTGTTATAACCGTAACTTGTTCACCCATTATCTCCAAAACCGCTGACGATCTTCATTTGATAATGCTGTCTTATCAAAGATGCTCATGTTGCACGTCCGGGAACCGGGCACATCAAAATTCCCGAGCATCAGTACTAGACGGACTGTGTGCCGTCCGGTTATTGATCGGCATTAGTCGGTAGTTTCCGTATTTACAGCGCCAATAAATGTTACCGGTAACCGTTACTTTCTTCTAACTAATTACAATGTATCttattaaaactgtacattttagTTAAATCGAATATAGACGATAAATCACTCGGCCTCAATCAAGGGATTTAACATAGCCCACCAAAGTAACTAcgacattgtatatatattataattttcaGTCAGCTCATCGTAGTCCTCGATAGTATAGTGGTAAGTATCCCCGCCTGTCACGCGGGAgaccggggttcgattc
The genomic region above belongs to Mercenaria mercenaria strain notata chromosome 12, MADL_Memer_1, whole genome shotgun sequence and contains:
- the LOC123534672 gene encoding transmembrane protein 47-like, with the translated sequence MGEQVTVITPVKIIAEVLSVITVVWLIVSVAGEGWVVVRFLYFEDRTWTWGLWRTCNKLEEAFSVCIKEEWLTVCLVFSIMALILSLAATVCGVLGMRDTESRRNIFYTVAAGFLSVVALLEFMVVVIFPVKFGEDIKKAEAVRRWDFDWAYGFAWGGLLFSIGAAVFFVIPKSCPSSKSARGNGDYSKDFRESTRNDQ